A region of the Bacteroidota bacterium genome:
CCTTGAAAGTAGATTTTATTGAGCAGGATCTATTTGATACCTACCTGGAAGAAATCATTGATTTATCATTAAGAGAAGACATTGGAGAAGGTGATCATACTTCCTTATCCACTATTCCCGATAATGCTGAAAGAAAAGCTGTGCTTTTGGTAAAAGATAATGGAATTATTGCCGGAATTGATTTAGCAAAAATCATTTTCAATAAAGTAGATCCGTTGTTAAAGATGGACTGTTTAATGCATGATGGAGATCAGGTTCAAGAAGGAGATTTTGCTTTTTTCGTTACAGGACCTGCACAATCCATATTAACTGCTGAGCGTTTGGTTTTGAATTTTATGCAGCGATTGAGTGGTATAGCAACGCAAACAAATATTCTTTCAAGGCAGGTAGGTAAGTTTGGTGTGAAACTATTGGATACCCGAAAAACTACGCCTGGCTTACGACTTCTCGAAAAATGGGCAGTTAAAGTAGGTGGAGGAACGAACCATCGAATTGGCTTGTTTGACATGATATTGATCAAAGATAATCATATTGATTATGCAGGGGGAGTTACCCAAGCTGTTAAAAACGTACAGGAATATTTGAAAAAGAAGAAGCTTGATTTAAAAATTGAAGTTGAATTACGCAGCTTTGCGGATATTGAAGAAGCATTAAAACTAGATTGTATCGATCGGGTTTTGCTCGATAACTTTAGTCCGGAGGATTTGAGAAAGGCTGTCGTTTTAATTGATGGAAAAGTTGAGACAGAAGCTTCAGGAGGCATTCATGAAGGAAATATTCTTGCTTATGCTAAAACAGGAGTCGATTATATTTCTTCAGGTGCATTAACACATACCGTTAAACCACTTGATTTAAGTTTAAAAATTACCTGATATTTGCGATTTGCAAAAATATCAATGAAATAAAACACACGCATGTTATCATTAAAATCAACTATGAATAAAGTATTTATCTTTAGTCTCTTATCGATATTATTATTATCAACGATAAAACTAACTGCACAACCCAGGAAAGTTTTTACCTCAACAAAAAACGCAAAAGCAAATGAGCTGTATGAAAAGTCATATAATTATATGTTGAGTCGGGATTATGGTAATGCCGAACTATTATTGATTAAAGCAACCAAACATGATTCAAATTATGTTGATGCTTATATGCGTTTATCGAGTATCTATTATCGACAGAAAAAGATTGAGCTTGAACAAATGATGTATGAGAAAGTCATTCAAATTGAGCCTAATTATCCCTATGTGTATTTTAATTATGGAGCAGTTCTTATGCGTGGGCGAAATTATGAAAAGGCAATTGCTCAATTCAAGATCTTTCAAAATTTTGATGATGTTTCTGGGAAATTTTATAAAAAATCAATTACCAACCAACGTATTTGTAATTTTCGGGATTCATGCATAAAGAATCCAATTCCGTTTAATCCTGTTAATGTTGGTGATGCAGTGAACACTAATTTAAATGAATATTGGCCATGTTTAACTGCAGATTATGAAACCTTCTATTTTACCCGTATGCTGGAGAACAAGGCTGTAAAAAATCCCATGTATCGTTATAATGAAGATATTTATGTGTCAAAATTTATTGATAATAAATGGTCTTTGGCAGTCCCACTGCCAGGTAATATCAATACACCAAATATGAATGAAGGAGCTATTTCAATTTCCCCTGATGGTAAATTTCTTTTATATACGATTTGCTCAGAAGATTATAATATTGTTTATGGAGCTTGCGATATTTTTATTTCTGAATTTAAAAATGGGCAATGGCAAAAGGGTGTTAATATTGGGGAGCCAATTAATACAGAACTTAAAGAAACTCAACCATCCATTTCATTTGATGGAAAAACGATTTATTTCAGTTCAACACGAAAAGGTGGATATGGCGAATTGGATATCTGGAAAAGCTTAAAACAAGAAGATGGAAGTTGGGGAACACCCATTAATCTGGGACCTAATGTAAATTCAAAAGTGAGTGAGGAAGCACCTTTTATACATCCAGATGATAAAACATTGTATTATTCCACTAAGGGTGGACTCGGAATGGGACAGGGTGATATTTTTATGTCCAGAAAAAGTGATAATGGTATCTGGGGAAAGGGTATAAATCTTGGATATCCAATTAATACTGAAGATAGTGAATTTAGCCTTTTTGTTAGTAGTTTTGGCAATATTGCTTTTTTTGCTTCCAGACGAGATACAAATAACGAAAGCCTTGATTTATACTCTTTTGATATGCCTGAGCATTTAAGACCCGACCCAGTTTCCTATTTGAAAGGAATCATTTATGATAAGTATTCAAAGGAAAATCTGGAAGCAGTTTATACACTTATTGATATTGAAAGTGGTGAAACTGTTTATCAATCTAGTTCAGATGCAAAAACAGGGAGTTATTTAACGGCAATTCCTGCTGATAGAAACTATGTGATTAATGTTTCCCGCAAAGGTTATATGTTTTATTCGGATTATCTTCCCATAAAAGGCTCAAAGTCATCAGCTTTTAAGAAAGATGTTCCATTGAATCCGATTAAAGTAGGTGAAAAAATTGTGCTGAATAATATTTTCTTCGAATTTGATAAATCAACAATCAAAGCAGAATCGGAAGTGGAGTTGGCTATACTAATTCAGTTCATGAAGGATTATGCTGATTTGAAAATCGAAATCGGTGGCCATACCGATAGCAAAGGTGCTGATGATTATAATTTGAATTTA
Encoded here:
- the nadC gene encoding carboxylating nicotinate-nucleotide diphosphorylase, translated to MSSVICKQHPVDIEPIFCLRILEENYISANYNLRKNNTIALKVDFIEQDLFDTYLEEIIDLSLREDIGEGDHTSLSTIPDNAERKAVLLVKDNGIIAGIDLAKIIFNKVDPLLKMDCLMHDGDQVQEGDFAFFVTGPAQSILTAERLVLNFMQRLSGIATQTNILSRQVGKFGVKLLDTRKTTPGLRLLEKWAVKVGGGTNHRIGLFDMILIKDNHIDYAGGVTQAVKNVQEYLKKKKLDLKIEVELRSFADIEEALKLDCIDRVLLDNFSPEDLRKAVVLIDGKVETEASGGIHEGNILAYAKTGVDYISSGALTHTVKPLDLSLKIT
- a CDS encoding OmpA family protein — translated: MNKVFIFSLLSILLLSTIKLTAQPRKVFTSTKNAKANELYEKSYNYMLSRDYGNAELLLIKATKHDSNYVDAYMRLSSIYYRQKKIELEQMMYEKVIQIEPNYPYVYFNYGAVLMRGRNYEKAIAQFKIFQNFDDVSGKFYKKSITNQRICNFRDSCIKNPIPFNPVNVGDAVNTNLNEYWPCLTADYETFYFTRMLENKAVKNPMYRYNEDIYVSKFIDNKWSLAVPLPGNINTPNMNEGAISISPDGKFLLYTICSEDYNIVYGACDIFISEFKNGQWQKGVNIGEPINTELKETQPSISFDGKTIYFSSTRKGGYGELDIWKSLKQEDGSWGTPINLGPNVNSKVSEEAPFIHPDDKTLYYSTKGGLGMGQGDIFMSRKSDNGIWGKGINLGYPINTEDSEFSLFVSSFGNIAFFASRRDTNNESLDLYSFDMPEHLRPDPVSYLKGIIYDKYSKENLEAVYTLIDIESGETVYQSSSDAKTGSYLTAIPADRNYVINVSRKGYMFYSDYLPIKGSKSSAFKKDVPLNPIKVGEKIVLNNIFFEFDKSTIKAESEVELAILIQFMKDYADLKIEIGGHTDSKGADDYNLNLSKERAKAVYSYLVEKGIDENRLSYKGYGETEPIESNNTDEGRAKNRRTEFKITGV